One region of Baekduia soli genomic DNA includes:
- the pspAA gene encoding PspA-associated protein PspAA, translating to MIVRISGEGQFELDEARHPRLDELDNAAVAAVERGDEAAFHEHFEALLALVRTEGRLLGDEDLCASDVILPPGDLSFEEAGADFTGEGLVPDRL from the coding sequence GTGATCGTCCGGATCTCCGGCGAGGGCCAGTTCGAGCTCGACGAGGCTCGGCACCCGCGCCTCGACGAGCTCGACAACGCCGCGGTGGCCGCCGTCGAGCGCGGTGACGAGGCCGCCTTCCACGAGCACTTCGAGGCGCTCCTGGCCCTCGTGCGCACGGAGGGAAGGCTCCTCGGCGACGAGGACCTGTGCGCCTCCGACGTCATCCTGCCGCCGGGCGACCTCAGCTTCGAGGAGGCCGGCGCGGACTTCACGGGCGAGGGACTGGTCCCCGACCGCCTGTAG
- a CDS encoding PspA/IM30 family protein, with translation MPGVSGRFSTVVKAKISKLLDRAEDPAETLDYSYQKQLESLQNVKKGIADVVTAKKRLQMQSSKLEQSVVKLDTQARQALAQGNEELARVALERKNVAQSELQSLDSQVAELEAQQQKLVDSQQKLTTKIETFRTKKEVIKAQYSAAEAQVRISEAATGVGEEMADVGLAMQRAVDKTEQMKARADAVGELEASGAFDDLTQLGSGEDDIDRQLKELSSTATVDDELAKMKAELGSGTPPDAKQIEGGQA, from the coding sequence ATGCCGGGTGTGAGTGGCCGTTTCTCGACGGTCGTCAAGGCGAAGATCTCGAAGCTGCTCGACCGCGCCGAGGATCCGGCGGAGACCCTCGACTACAGCTACCAGAAGCAGCTCGAGTCGCTGCAGAACGTCAAGAAGGGCATCGCGGACGTCGTCACCGCGAAGAAGCGCCTGCAGATGCAGTCGTCCAAGCTCGAGCAGTCCGTCGTCAAGCTCGACACGCAGGCGCGCCAGGCGCTGGCCCAGGGCAACGAGGAGCTGGCCCGCGTCGCGCTGGAGCGCAAGAACGTGGCCCAGTCCGAGCTGCAGTCGCTGGACTCGCAGGTCGCCGAGCTCGAGGCCCAGCAGCAGAAGCTGGTCGACTCGCAGCAGAAGCTGACCACGAAGATCGAGACCTTCCGCACCAAGAAGGAGGTCATCAAGGCGCAGTACTCGGCCGCCGAGGCCCAGGTGCGCATCTCCGAGGCCGCGACCGGCGTGGGCGAGGAGATGGCCGACGTCGGCCTGGCCATGCAGCGCGCGGTCGACAAGACCGAGCAGATGAAGGCCCGCGCCGACGCCGTGGGCGAGCTCGAGGCCTCCGGCGCGTTCGACGACCTGACGCAGCTCGGCTCCGGCGAGGACGACATCGACCGCCAGCTCAAGGAGCTCTCCAGCACGGCGACCGTCGACGACGAGCTGGCCAAGATGAAGGCCGAGCTCGGCTCCGGCACCCCGCCGGACGCCAAGCAGATCGAGGGCGGGCAGGCGTGA
- a CDS encoding NlpC/P60 family protein, protein MRAYALVLTIAVSLCAAPAAFAQATGGVDGSIPTPAAPAVPAPVVNGGVAYGVPNPATTQVVDLPAATILPNGYAAAPAAAPQEVKDALAAANTIIGKPYVYGGGHNAKFSGKGYDCSGTVSYALHGGGLLTSPLDSGSFMKWGLKGPGAWITVYTNPGHAFAVIAGLRLDTSAAGDPSGGKGPRWRPVLRSTRGFAARHPDGF, encoded by the coding sequence TTGCGGGCCTACGCCCTCGTGCTGACGATCGCCGTATCCCTGTGCGCTGCTCCCGCGGCGTTCGCACAGGCGACCGGTGGCGTCGACGGCAGCATCCCCACCCCTGCAGCACCGGCCGTCCCGGCCCCCGTCGTCAACGGGGGCGTCGCCTACGGCGTGCCGAACCCGGCGACCACCCAGGTCGTCGACCTGCCGGCGGCCACCATCCTGCCCAACGGGTACGCCGCCGCGCCGGCCGCCGCCCCGCAGGAGGTCAAGGACGCCCTCGCCGCGGCCAACACGATCATCGGCAAGCCGTACGTGTACGGCGGCGGCCACAACGCCAAGTTCTCCGGCAAGGGCTACGACTGCTCCGGCACCGTCTCCTACGCGCTGCACGGCGGCGGCCTGCTGACCTCGCCCCTGGACTCCGGCTCGTTCATGAAGTGGGGCCTCAAGGGCCCTGGCGCGTGGATCACGGTCTACACGAACCCGGGCCACGCCTTCGCCGTCATCGCCGGGCTGCGCCTGGACACGAGCGCCGCCGGCGACCCGTCGGGCGGCAAGGGCCCCCGCTGGCGCCCGGTGCTCCGCAGCACCCGGGGCTTCGCCGCCCGCCATCCGGACGGCTTCTAG
- a CDS encoding cell wall-binding repeat-containing protein: MRARALAAALLVVAVVAAGCGRGDGKVTTTTVAGPAIGAKGTESTAAEDLGFPAFATKNTTRVGGADPTADAAAAARAVYSGASRITRPHAVVLADGRDWRIGLAAAVLMGPPVRAPLLYAQGTATLPAATQDALDGLQPTGSKPAGGAQVIRVGDVPTLPAATKTTDLRASDPIALARAVDAFQSAARGTTSDRVLVVSADDAAYAMPAAAWAAKAGDPILFTHKDDVPEDTRTAIAAHQQPKIYVLGPPSVISENAMRALRALGSVTRISGNDPVSNSVAFARFVDGAFGWGVVDPGHGFVFANAKRPADAAAAAPLSASGTYGPLLVTDQADRLPAALNGYLLDVQPGYTRDPVRGVYNHAWIVGDEGAMSVAVQSQIDALMEIVPVNERSTTPSSP; the protein is encoded by the coding sequence ATGCGTGCCCGGGCACTGGCAGCGGCGCTGCTCGTCGTCGCCGTCGTGGCGGCCGGCTGCGGACGCGGAGACGGCAAGGTCACCACCACCACGGTCGCGGGGCCGGCGATCGGGGCCAAGGGCACCGAGAGCACGGCCGCCGAGGACCTCGGGTTCCCCGCCTTCGCGACGAAGAACACGACGCGCGTCGGCGGGGCCGACCCGACGGCCGACGCCGCCGCGGCGGCCCGCGCGGTCTACTCCGGCGCCTCGCGGATCACCCGCCCGCACGCCGTCGTCCTCGCCGACGGCCGCGACTGGCGCATCGGCCTCGCCGCCGCGGTCCTCATGGGTCCGCCCGTCCGCGCGCCGCTGCTCTACGCGCAGGGCACCGCCACGCTGCCCGCCGCGACCCAGGACGCCCTGGACGGGCTGCAGCCGACGGGCAGCAAGCCCGCCGGCGGCGCCCAGGTCATCCGCGTCGGCGACGTCCCCACCCTGCCCGCGGCCACGAAGACGACCGACCTGCGCGCGAGCGACCCGATCGCCCTCGCGCGCGCCGTCGACGCCTTCCAGTCGGCCGCGCGCGGCACGACGAGCGACCGTGTCCTGGTCGTCAGCGCCGACGACGCCGCCTACGCGATGCCGGCGGCGGCGTGGGCCGCCAAGGCCGGCGACCCGATCCTCTTCACGCACAAGGACGACGTCCCGGAGGACACCCGGACCGCGATCGCCGCCCACCAACAGCCCAAGATCTACGTGCTCGGGCCGCCCAGCGTCATCTCGGAGAACGCGATGCGGGCCCTGCGCGCCCTGGGCTCGGTGACGCGGATCTCGGGCAACGACCCGGTCTCGAACTCGGTCGCCTTCGCGCGCTTCGTCGACGGGGCGTTCGGGTGGGGCGTCGTGGACCCGGGGCACGGCTTCGTCTTCGCCAACGCCAAGCGGCCCGCCGACGCGGCCGCCGCGGCGCCGCTGTCGGCCAGCGGGACCTACGGGCCGCTGCTGGTCACCGATCAGGCCGACCGGCTGCCCGCCGCGCTCAACGGCTACCTGCTCGACGTGCAGCCCGGCTACACGAGGGATCCCGTGCGCGGGGTCTACAATCACGCGTGGATCGTCGGTGACGAGGGGGCCATGTCCGTGGCCGTGCAGTCCCAGATCGACGCCCTGATGGAGATCGTCCCCGTCAACGAGCGCAGCACCACCCCCTCTTCCCCATGA
- a CDS encoding LLM class flavin-dependent oxidoreductase, which yields MRAGVFVAYWPWFSPTEQVELAMLADRLGLDSVWVAEAWGQDAVSVLGMLAGRTRRIDLGSGLMQIPARKPTATAMAAASLDVLSEGRFRLGLGLSGPQVSEGWYGVPFRDNLRRTREYVDLVRRALARERLTVPMEDGSEGTGLAKPLKLLTRPVQDPLPIYLGSIAPRAVALAGEIADGWLPFMLDPAEPDVLLGPLREGALRAGREVGDIDIAPVVPVAVDEDLAAARDAVRPWLAFYLGSMGAKDKNFYVDLAERMGHGDAARAVQERGLAGDRAGAVAAVSDALVDAATIATTPSGLDARLADYERAGVTTLVGVPCGEDRPSVVRALAAATVTR from the coding sequence ATGCGCGCCGGCGTCTTCGTCGCCTACTGGCCGTGGTTCAGCCCCACCGAGCAGGTGGAGCTCGCCATGCTCGCCGACCGCCTGGGTCTGGACTCCGTCTGGGTCGCCGAGGCCTGGGGCCAGGACGCCGTCTCGGTCCTGGGCATGCTCGCCGGCCGCACCCGGCGGATCGACCTCGGCTCGGGGCTCATGCAGATCCCGGCCCGCAAGCCCACGGCCACCGCGATGGCCGCCGCGTCGCTCGACGTGCTCAGCGAGGGCCGCTTCCGCCTCGGCCTCGGCCTGTCGGGCCCGCAGGTCAGCGAGGGCTGGTACGGGGTGCCGTTCCGCGACAACCTGCGGCGCACGCGCGAGTACGTCGACCTCGTGCGCCGGGCGCTCGCCCGGGAGCGGCTCACCGTGCCGATGGAGGACGGCTCGGAGGGCACGGGCCTGGCCAAGCCGCTCAAGCTGCTGACCCGCCCGGTCCAGGACCCCCTGCCGATCTACCTGGGCTCGATCGCGCCGCGCGCGGTGGCCCTGGCGGGCGAGATCGCCGACGGCTGGCTGCCGTTCATGCTCGACCCGGCCGAGCCCGACGTCCTGCTCGGCCCGCTGCGCGAGGGCGCGCTTCGGGCGGGACGCGAGGTCGGCGACATCGACATCGCCCCCGTGGTGCCCGTCGCCGTCGACGAGGACCTGGCCGCCGCGCGCGACGCCGTGCGCCCGTGGCTGGCGTTCTACCTCGGGTCGATGGGAGCCAAGGACAAGAACTTCTACGTCGATTTGGCCGAGCGCATGGGCCACGGCGACGCCGCGCGGGCCGTGCAGGAGCGCGGCCTGGCGGGCGACCGCGCCGGCGCGGTGGCCGCGGTGAGCGACGCGCTCGTGGACGCCGCGACGATCGCCACGACGCCGTCGGGCCTGGACGCGCGCCTGGCCGACTACGAGCGCGCGGGCGTCACGACGCTCGTCGGCGTGCCCTGCGGCGAGGACCGGCCCTCGGTCGTGCGGGCCCTGGCGGCCGCGACGGTGACCCGCTGA
- the xseA gene encoding exodeoxyribonuclease VII large subunit — MSAQPRPEGIEGSRLAGPFPVGAYAEKLREELRKRARVQLFGEVWNLRVSKAKVYFELRDGDGAVPCAMWRDAFERLGLAPGILSDGSQVVVAGGPDYYPGSRTSSPSFSFDVTGLRIAGEGDLLAQLEALRRTLAAQGLFEPQKALARPALPRCIGVVTGEGGKARDDVLAGLRRRGWAGRLVWAFAPVQDRHAAPRITRALQDLAAVEEVEVIVVARGGGSLADLFAFCDETLCRTVAMIRVPVIASVGHHTDRTLIDDVAAVSCSTPTHAAESAVPCHPLEARTSLARCAASLEAHGRRAVVGRARHLAALSRAPAQAIERHRTALHQRLRELRASARRRIAEDRERVARRGVVLARKTAAAAGPETQARRAALDGLASALAAHDPERTVARGYAIVDDGAGGVVTSAAQAGRLRDVRLFFGDGRADAEIKDIVIHEDPEEGA, encoded by the coding sequence GTGAGCGCCCAGCCGCGCCCCGAGGGGATCGAGGGCTCGCGCCTGGCGGGCCCGTTCCCCGTCGGCGCCTACGCCGAGAAGCTGCGCGAGGAGCTGCGCAAGCGCGCCCGAGTCCAGCTCTTCGGCGAGGTGTGGAACCTCCGCGTCTCCAAGGCCAAGGTCTACTTCGAGCTGCGCGACGGCGACGGCGCCGTGCCGTGCGCGATGTGGCGCGACGCGTTCGAGCGCCTGGGGCTGGCGCCCGGCATCCTGTCCGACGGCTCGCAGGTCGTCGTCGCCGGCGGCCCGGACTACTACCCGGGGTCGCGCACATCCTCGCCGTCGTTCTCCTTCGACGTGACCGGCCTGCGCATCGCGGGCGAGGGCGACCTGCTCGCCCAGCTGGAGGCGCTGCGGCGCACCCTCGCCGCCCAGGGCCTCTTCGAGCCCCAGAAGGCGCTGGCCCGCCCGGCGCTGCCCCGCTGCATCGGCGTCGTGACCGGCGAGGGCGGCAAGGCGCGCGACGACGTCCTGGCCGGGCTGCGGCGCCGCGGCTGGGCAGGGCGCCTGGTCTGGGCCTTCGCCCCCGTGCAGGACCGCCACGCCGCGCCGCGGATCACCCGTGCGCTGCAGGACCTCGCGGCGGTGGAGGAGGTCGAGGTCATCGTCGTGGCGCGCGGCGGCGGCTCGCTGGCCGACCTGTTCGCGTTCTGCGACGAGACTCTGTGCCGGACCGTCGCGATGATCCGCGTGCCCGTCATCGCCTCCGTCGGCCACCACACCGACCGCACCCTCATCGACGACGTCGCGGCCGTGAGCTGCTCGACGCCGACGCATGCCGCCGAGTCCGCCGTGCCCTGCCACCCGTTGGAGGCCCGCACGTCGCTGGCCCGCTGCGCCGCCTCGCTGGAGGCGCACGGGCGCCGCGCGGTCGTGGGGCGCGCCCGCCACCTCGCCGCGCTGTCGCGCGCGCCGGCCCAGGCCATCGAGCGCCACCGCACGGCGCTGCACCAACGCCTGCGCGAGCTGCGCGCCAGCGCGCGGCGGCGCATCGCCGAGGACCGCGAGCGTGTCGCCCGCCGCGGCGTGGTGCTCGCGCGAAAGACCGCGGCGGCCGCCGGCCCCGAGACGCAGGCGCGCCGCGCGGCGCTGGACGGCCTGGCCTCCGCTCTGGCCGCCCACGACCCCGAGCGCACCGTCGCCCGCGGCTACGCGATCGTCGACGACGGCGCCGGCGGCGTCGTGACCTCGGCCGCGCAGGCCGGGCGCCTGCGCGACGTGCGGCTCTTCTTCGGCGACGGCCGGGCCGACGCCGAGATCAAGGACATCGTCATCCACGAGGACCCCGAGGAGGGCGCGTGA
- the xseB gene encoding exodeoxyribonuclease VII small subunit: MSTTETYEAATARLEEIIRRLDSGEAGLRETLELCQEGRGLVEFCAGELDAVGRGLEELRLDELVARLEQRPASAPADA; the protein is encoded by the coding sequence GTGAGCACCACAGAGACCTACGAGGCCGCCACCGCGCGGCTCGAGGAGATCATCCGCCGGCTGGACTCCGGCGAGGCCGGGCTGCGCGAGACGCTCGAGCTCTGCCAGGAGGGGCGCGGCCTCGTCGAGTTCTGCGCCGGCGAGCTGGACGCCGTCGGCCGTGGGCTCGAGGAGCTGCGCCTCGACGAGCTCGTCGCCCGCCTGGAGCAGCGCCCGGCGTCGGCGCCGGCCGACGCATGA